The window ctTTTGTTTTCATAACAAATATTCGATCAGATATCATTGATCTACGTGGTATTGATAAAAACCAGtatatgtttactttttatcaGATATGATGGAAAAATTCTGATAAATGAAGATCAGAAAATCTGTAATATGCATGCTTAGagattaaaatacaaagatttttttttttatttcgtgaactgattaaatcttaataaaattattagtgctCGTAtcactttcaaatatatttagaagttAGACGATTATTTCATTCAACGAATTCTGAGATTGATATCTGGGTTTCTAATATACATTAATGCTTCTCTAGGGTTTCCTTTTTCCTGCATTGCACTCGCTAGTTGCTAGGTGGGCGCCTCCAGCTGAGAAAGGAAAATTCGTGAGCTCACTTTTAGGTGGTGCTATAGGAACTGTCGTCACGTGGTCACTTACTGGGCCGCTGATTGAGAACTTTGGTTGGAGCTATGCATTTTACGTACCtggtaagttttataaaaaaatactgaagtaaaaaaaaatacgataatacgaaatatgtttttcttactTGATAAAAAGTGTgatgtttttatcaataaaatttagtttatgcaatatagaaaatatttaacattttataactataattaaatgcCATCTTCGGATTAAGGCTCACGTTACGACGAACGTAACAAGTAacctaataatgtttttttatagatatattagcCTATTCATATCCTGGATGGTTATGACTGACCTGacaatattcttatttaaactcattataaaaagatttataaattacaggTATAATTGGTGTAGTATGGTGTTTGGCTTGGTGGTTCTTGGTATATGATTCCCCCATCCTACATCCACGTATCTCATCTGCagaaaaagattatattttacaagcCATCGGCGATAAAGTGCAGAGTTCGAAAAAGAAGAAAGTAGGTTCTTAgacttattgtaattttatttttaaatttcaaaaacatgATAAGTAAATCTGAGCCACATTTACTTagcattttgaaatttaaaaataattcgtaattttatttaccttttaaattagttaattttttatttaaacataacaaaTCTTTTCAGACTGTACCTCCTTTCTTAAAAATCATTACTTCATTTCCCTTCCTCGCTATGGTGATTCTTCACTACGGTAACAACTGGGGACTGTACTTCGCGATGACAGCGGCACCTAAATTTGTATCCAGCGCACTGGGTTTCAATCTTACCTCAACCGGAACACTGTCTTCCTTACCATACTTAGCTAGGATGATATTCTCATTAATCTTCGGTGCAATTGGAGACAGGTGAGAAAGTTGTTACACTTTTAATCAGATTATTAGGTCACTTGTATGTTTATGTTCCTCAGTTTTTTGAATTTAGGTCGTAGGTTTGGATGGATGTGGCCATAACTTTCTTTTACTATGACctactgatattaaatatatatttacagttgTAATGCTTACTTTAATTGTATGATATGCGATTGAAGTTACCGTATATTTAAGAAGCTTAcgctattatttcaaataattaatatccaaAACAACAGGATCATGAGTAGGGCTTTTTgactaaatcaaatataaagtaaaaataaaaaaataacttcgtcTATCTACGGCGTCTCTTAAATTCCAGTTTTccagtttattttaatcattaaattctttttttaaatgagcaaTGGTTTTTTTAAGGATActctaatatttctattaagaCAAATTCAGACAAGTATGTTTTACTGGTAGGTATGAGAATACACCAAGGTCAATTTGTAGTTCTGCGTCTATATCATTACTAGATGCCTTGACGCTACTTATCTTCTGTGTTCggtttaatcaaaataaaattggttttttatgtttttagaatCATGAAACAAAACATAGTTTCGACGACATTCGTTAGGAAGTTCTTCTGTCTGTTCTCCCACATTGTGCCTGGCTTACTACTGATAGCTCTTGGATACACTGGATGCGCGCCGATACTTTCAGTGGCTCTGATAACATTCTCGATGGGATCGAACGGCGCGGCAACTTTAACCAATCTGGTCAACCACCAAGATCTTGCTCCTAATTTTGCCGGTACATTGTATGGATTTGCTAATGGAATCGGTAACACGGCTGGATTCATTACGCCTATTGTTACTGCCTATTTCACTAAGAATGGGGTAAgtggtttaaaattattaatacaaattatgtaaTGACATTTgtattgaagtaaaaaaatattttcttatatacctAGTAGTTTgttacatagttttatttaacttcatgaATTTTTCATGTAGATGCTTAtcggaaattatataaatgcaataattaaaaataattcatacaaagtgCAGTAGTTATGTATGTAAGTTACCATAAAAAGAATAAGTAACcagcttttataaatatttacaaggaaTTCATAACACTGACGATTAACAGAACAGCATTGCTAGAAAAAAGTTTCctataataaataggtataatgtttaaattaatatatatatttttaaacaaagtattGTGACAAGCCTTCCATCTTTcgtgattatttatttcgtattacaAACGATTCATAaggatttaatatttctaaatggtgaattgtttttaattttagaacggTTTTGCGGAATGGAGACCAGTTTTCATCACCGGGGCCTCTTTGTATATCGCTTCAGCGCTGTATTTCATCCTGTTTGGAACTGGAGAAACACAACCATGGAACTATATTGCGCCAGAGAATGATGAAGATGAAGAAGAAAAGAGACCAAGTGCAAATTCCACCGATACCACTGTTACTATCGCcgttaaaacataaaactttagttttatATCGTG is drawn from Vanessa atalanta chromosome 16, ilVanAtal1.2, whole genome shotgun sequence and contains these coding sequences:
- the LOC125069996 gene encoding uncharacterized transporter slc-17.2-like isoform X2 — its product is MMFFACWVNYMLRVNMSVNIIAMVPDDSEVKSVKSECEAIANDDSSLYNDTIKVITKRVLRQPEGVITFDWSAQKQAYVLSSYFWGYAITSLLSGTAAELWGPRKIVFLTMLISSVLTILTPQAAIWDYSLLVGTRFVIGLLSGFLFPALHSLVARWAPPAEKGKFVSSLLGGAIGTVVTWSLTGPLIENFGWSYAFYVPGIIGVVWCLAWWFLVYDSPILHPRISSAEKDYILQAIGDKVQSSKKKKTVPPFLKIITSFPFLAMVILHYGNNWGLYFAMTAAPKFVSSALGFNLTSTGTLSSLPYLARMIFSLIFGAIGDRIMKQNIVSTTFVRKFFCLFSHIVPGLLLIALGYTGCAPILSVALITFSMGSNGAATLTNLVNHQDLAPNFAGTLYGFANGIGNTAGFITPIVTAYFTKNGNGFAEWRPVFITGASLYIASALYFILFGTGETQPWNYIAPENDEDEEEKRPSANSTDTTVTIAVKT
- the LOC125069996 gene encoding uncharacterized transporter slc-17.2-like isoform X1, which encodes MKINIKLFDFIPARFNVALMMFFACWVNYMLRVNMSVNIIAMVPDDSEVKSVKSECEAIANDDSSLYNDTIKVITKRVLRQPEGVITFDWSAQKQAYVLSSYFWGYAITSLLSGTAAELWGPRKIVFLTMLISSVLTILTPQAAIWDYSLLVGTRFVIGLLSGFLFPALHSLVARWAPPAEKGKFVSSLLGGAIGTVVTWSLTGPLIENFGWSYAFYVPGIIGVVWCLAWWFLVYDSPILHPRISSAEKDYILQAIGDKVQSSKKKKTVPPFLKIITSFPFLAMVILHYGNNWGLYFAMTAAPKFVSSALGFNLTSTGTLSSLPYLARMIFSLIFGAIGDRIMKQNIVSTTFVRKFFCLFSHIVPGLLLIALGYTGCAPILSVALITFSMGSNGAATLTNLVNHQDLAPNFAGTLYGFANGIGNTAGFITPIVTAYFTKNGNGFAEWRPVFITGASLYIASALYFILFGTGETQPWNYIAPENDEDEEEKRPSANSTDTTVTIAVKT